The segment TTTTTGCTGGCTTCCAAAGAACAAAATCTGCTGGATTTCTTTTTTTCTGATCAACTTCAACCCTTTGCCCTGCATTTAAATCTTCAAAGTTTTTACCACTCAAACAACAATATTTTTTGAATTTTTCTATTTGATAAAACACTTCGCCATCGACGACATAGGCCATATCGTTTTCAATCAATTTTTTCACAGTTTCAATAATCTCATCCATATATTCAGTTACTTTAGGATTATGCGAATGAGGAGTTAAACCAAGTCTGGCGTAATCTTCTTCAAAAGCTTTTATATAACGTTGACTTATTTCTGCAGCACTAACACCTTCTTGCAATGCTTTGTTGATAATTTTATCATCCACATCTGTATAATTATAAACATAGATGACTTCATTGCCCTTTTTCTCCAACCATTTTCTCAGAGTGTTAAAAAAAATCGCACCCCTAAAATTTCCTATATGTAGATAATCATAGACAGTGGGGCCACAAACATACATTTTCACTAGACCTTGTTTAAGAGGAATGAATTCTTCCTTTCTTTTTGACATTGTGTTGTATATTTTAAGTGACATTTTTCCTCCACATTTCTTTGGCACTAAGGCAATATAATATAGTTTTAACGATATGACTGGCCAGCCAGTTCTGACTGATAAGGAATTTTCATGGAACTTGATATTATTATTAACAATGGTACATGTGTTTTACCAGATGGTGAGACCAAATGTTCTGTAGGTATTAAGAAGGGAAAAATAATCTTTATTACGGAAGATGAACTCCCCCATACAGCAAAAAAGATTATCGATGCGACAGGACTTCATGTTTTGCCTGGCGTTATAGATTCTCAAGTCCATTTTAGAGAACCAGGGGCCACTCACAAAGAAGATTTAGAAACGGGTTCAAAAAGTGCTGTATTAGGGGGAGTGACTACATTTCTAGAAATGCCAAATACGAAACCTCCAACAACAACTGAAGGTGAAATTGCTTATAAGGTTGAAAAAGCAATTGGTCGCTCTTATTCAAATTTCGGTTTTTTCATCGGGGCCACAGAGAATAATCTAAATGAACTCAAAAAAGCGTCTAACTATATCGGATGCTGTGGAATTAAAATTTTTTTAGGAAGTTCTACTGGTTCACTTCTTCTATATGATGATCAGAAACTTCTTGAAATTTTTGAAAATACGAGCTTACCGATTGCCGTTCATTCTGAAAATGAGCAGAGATTACAGGAAAGAATTGATATTCTTAAAAATTCTAGCAATGTGGCCGATCATCCAGTATGGAGAGATGTGGAAACAGCGCTAAGTTCTACAAAAAAAATCATTGAGCTTGCAAAAAAATCTGGCAGAAAAATTCATATCCTTCACATAAGTTCGGCCGATGAAATCAAATTTCTAAAGGAAAATAAAGATTTTTGTACGGTTGAAGTGACTCCTCAACATCTCACTCTAACCGCTCCTGATTGTTATGAACAGCTAGGAACTTTTGCTCAGATGAATCCGCCTATCAGAACATCTGAACATCGAGATGCCCTATGGGAGGGATTGAAAGAAGGTACTGTAGACGTGCTTGGATCTGATCATGCACCACATACTATCCAAGAAAAGCAAATGGGTTATCCGATGTCTCCATCAGGTATGCCTGGGGTTCAAACTATACTTCCTCTTATGCTTAATTTTGTAAATGAAGGGAAAATATCATTAAAAAAAGTTGTTGAGTTATTAAGTGAAAATCCTGCAAGCCTCTATTCGTTACAAGGAAAGGGAATAATTCATGAAGGATATGATGCAGATATAACAATTGTCGATATGAACAAAGAAGTTGTGCTTTCAGATGAACTGATGGCCTCTAAATCTGGTTGGACGCCCTTTAAAGGAAAAAAAGTGAAAGGTTACCCAACACATACAATTGTTGGAGGGCAAGTCGCTATGGAAAATGGAGTGATTGTCAGTTCCCCCCATGGAAGGCCAATAAAAAGGAGTGAAGAATGAATTATCCTCAACTAGTTAATAATGCTTTTGAACTCGCTAAAGAGGCACAAAAAAGGGCCTATGCTCCTTACTCAAAGTTTCACGTAGGATCAGCTGTGAAAATGATAGGAGATGATCAAATTTACGTAGGATGTAATGTCGAAAACGTTAGTTATGGGGCCACCATTTGTGCCGAAAGAAATGCTTTAAATACAAGTGTTGCCTTGTC is part of the Halobacteriovoraceae bacterium genome and harbors:
- a CDS encoding dihydroorotase; amino-acid sequence: MELDIIINNGTCVLPDGETKCSVGIKKGKIIFITEDELPHTAKKIIDATGLHVLPGVIDSQVHFREPGATHKEDLETGSKSAVLGGVTTFLEMPNTKPPTTTEGEIAYKVEKAIGRSYSNFGFFIGATENNLNELKKASNYIGCCGIKIFLGSSTGSLLLYDDQKLLEIFENTSLPIAVHSENEQRLQERIDILKNSSNVADHPVWRDVETALSSTKKIIELAKKSGRKIHILHISSADEIKFLKENKDFCTVEVTPQHLTLTAPDCYEQLGTFAQMNPPIRTSEHRDALWEGLKEGTVDVLGSDHAPHTIQEKQMGYPMSPSGMPGVQTILPLMLNFVNEGKISLKKVVELLSENPASLYSLQGKGIIHEGYDADITIVDMNKEVVLSDELMASKSGWTPFKGKKVKGYPTHTIVGGQVAMENGVIVSSPHGRPIKRSEE
- the cdd gene encoding cytidine deaminase, with translation MNYPQLVNNAFELAKEAQKRAYAPYSKFHVGSAVKMIGDDQIYVGCNVENVSYGATICAERNALNTSVALSGKRKLEFLIVVCDKETPIPPCGLCLQHLSEFCVSESIIYLANTKEIFKSLTYKELLPFCFDSYE